A single region of the Candidatus Eremiobacteraceae bacterium genome encodes:
- a CDS encoding YciI family protein, giving the protein MSDFLFLYRGGQRAADAAESDKVMQKWVAWMEDLGSKGHLKDRGQPLDPAGKVVRGKQKVVTDGPYPESKDVVGGYTLITARDLAQAAELSKGCPIFDTDGVVEVRPVMEM; this is encoded by the coding sequence ATGAGTGACTTTCTTTTCCTCTATAGAGGCGGTCAGCGCGCCGCCGACGCGGCCGAGTCGGACAAGGTCATGCAGAAGTGGGTCGCTTGGATGGAAGATCTCGGGTCCAAGGGTCACCTGAAGGATCGCGGCCAGCCGCTCGACCCCGCCGGCAAAGTCGTCCGCGGCAAGCAGAAGGTCGTCACCGACGGCCCGTATCCGGAATCGAAGGACGTCGTCGGCGGCTATACGCTCATCACCGCACGCGATCTGGCGCAGGCAGCCGAGTTGTCGAAGGGATGCCCGATCTTCGACACCGACGGCGTCGTCGAAGTGCGCCCCGTTATGGAGATGTAG
- a CDS encoding DUF6596 domain-containing protein, with protein MPDLRHRRRRRSAPRYGDVVVEEPLFRRESGRMIAALTRIFGIHNLALAEDVAQDAFCRALEIWRLRGVPDNPGAWLMTAAKRRAIDVLRRERTARRFAPDLGRLHESEWTLVPTLDALFEPSAIKDDQLRMMFSCCSPRLSEEAQIALILHLLCGFTVGEIAAAFLSGHAAIEKRITRAKHALAQSSGLFDLADRDLPKRLASVQRSLYLLFNEGYHGASPESSVRTELCREAMRLGALLADHPSTSTPATLALCALMVLNASRLPARVDAVGNLNSLADQDRSLWDRALIARGIELLDRSAIGDELSEYHIEAAISSVHARSYAAAETDWKKIASLYDLLIRAKPSPVVALNRAIAYGHADGPDCGLAEIAAIDDLSRLESYPFYHAALGEFELRRGDGVKARDHFEAARKVARNAAERRFLTQRAEACDAKSGASV; from the coding sequence ATGCCCGATCTTCGACACCGACGGCGTCGTCGAAGTGCGCCCCGTTATGGAGATGTAGTGGTCGAAGAGCCGCTCTTTAGGCGCGAGTCGGGGCGGATGATCGCCGCCCTGACCCGCATCTTCGGGATCCACAACCTCGCGTTGGCAGAAGACGTCGCCCAGGACGCCTTCTGCCGCGCGCTCGAGATCTGGCGTCTGCGCGGTGTGCCAGATAATCCGGGCGCGTGGCTCATGACCGCAGCGAAGCGCCGCGCGATCGACGTGTTGCGGCGCGAGCGAACGGCGCGCCGGTTCGCGCCGGATCTCGGTCGCCTACACGAAAGCGAATGGACCCTCGTCCCTACGCTCGACGCGTTGTTCGAGCCCTCGGCGATCAAAGACGACCAACTGCGCATGATGTTCTCGTGCTGCAGTCCGCGGCTTTCGGAAGAAGCGCAGATTGCGCTCATCCTGCACCTTCTCTGCGGCTTCACCGTCGGGGAGATAGCGGCCGCGTTCTTGAGCGGTCATGCGGCGATCGAAAAGCGCATCACGCGCGCGAAACACGCGCTCGCCCAGTCATCGGGGCTCTTCGATCTTGCCGACCGCGACCTGCCGAAACGGCTCGCGAGCGTGCAGCGCAGCCTCTACCTGCTGTTCAATGAGGGCTATCACGGCGCCTCACCTGAATCGTCCGTCCGCACCGAGCTATGCCGCGAGGCGATGCGCCTTGGAGCGCTCCTCGCTGACCATCCATCGACGTCGACGCCCGCGACGCTCGCGCTTTGCGCGCTCATGGTGCTCAACGCGTCTCGACTGCCCGCGCGGGTCGATGCGGTCGGCAATCTCAACTCGCTGGCGGACCAAGATCGATCGCTCTGGGATAGGGCGCTCATCGCACGAGGGATCGAACTCCTCGATCGGTCAGCCATCGGCGATGAGCTGAGCGAATACCACATCGAGGCGGCCATTTCGTCGGTCCATGCGCGCTCGTATGCCGCTGCAGAAACGGACTGGAAGAAGATCGCCTCGCTGTACGATCTTCTGATCCGCGCCAAGCCATCTCCCGTCGTCGCGCTCAATCGGGCCATCGCATATGGCCACGCCGATGGGCCGGACTGCGGGCTGGCCGAGATCGCCGCGATAGACGACCTGTCAAGGCTCGAATCGTATCCGTTCTACCACGCTGCGCTCGGCGAGTTCGAACTCCGCCGCGGCGATGGCGTCAAGGCGCGCGACCATTTCGAGGCGGCGCGTAAAGTCGCCCGCAATGCAGCGGAGCGGCGATTCCTCACGCAGCGCGCCGAGGCGTGTGATGCCAAGAGCGGGGCGAGCGTGTGA
- a CDS encoding DNA-3-methyladenine glycosylase I produces the protein MKAKPVVDRGERTRKNHPRIAKPTLSDHLAVMTRAIFQAGLSWAQIDAQWERLVEAFEGFDPVRISRYDHDDVRRILATPGILHSERKIRAAIDNAKEMLELDREHKAFRAYLRSHDTYADLTADLRRKFKYVGDVSAYYYLFRVGEKVPPFGRWIKTVEGDHPRIREMVKQK, from the coding sequence GTGAAGGCCAAGCCCGTCGTCGACCGCGGCGAGCGTACCCGCAAGAACCATCCGCGCATCGCTAAGCCCACGCTCTCAGATCACCTCGCGGTCATGACGCGTGCGATTTTCCAGGCCGGCCTCAGCTGGGCTCAGATCGACGCGCAATGGGAGCGTCTTGTCGAGGCCTTCGAAGGCTTCGATCCGGTTAGGATCTCTCGCTACGATCACGACGACGTGCGCCGGATCCTGGCCACGCCGGGGATATTGCACAGCGAACGCAAGATCCGCGCGGCGATCGACAACGCGAAGGAGATGCTCGAGCTCGATCGGGAGCACAAAGCGTTTCGGGCTTATCTGCGCTCGCATGATACGTATGCCGATTTGACGGCCGACCTGCGGCGCAAATTCAAATACGTCGGCGACGTGAGCGCGTACTACTATCTCTTCAGGGTCGGCGAGAAGGTGCCGCCATTCGGGCGCTGGATAAAAACTGTCGAAGGCGACCATCCACGAATCCGCGAGATGGTCAAACAAAAATAG
- a CDS encoding DUF72 domain-containing protein, with translation MSGRLHIGCMGWQEKDWIGSVYPAETKPPDMLALYARLFSSVEVDSTFYGRPRESTVVAWRDAAPEEFTFALKVSREVTHKKHFEDAGQSFTWFVDRARLLGPRLGALLLQCGGDFRPTPANKTRLYTFLDEHLPPDVNTVLELRHRDWFDDALFEAARSQRFALAATEGPHSTLELAQRVLEEQGSELGFAYARLMGLTAFEHYDRVQVDRSESLDAWARLLAKARKNVDDLFVYVSDDYAGHSPTTCEDLVARIEALS, from the coding sequence ATGTCGGGTCGCCTTCACATCGGCTGCATGGGGTGGCAAGAGAAGGACTGGATCGGTTCCGTCTATCCCGCCGAGACAAAACCGCCCGACATGCTCGCGCTCTACGCACGCCTTTTTTCGTCGGTCGAGGTCGACTCGACGTTCTACGGGCGGCCGCGCGAGTCGACGGTCGTCGCATGGCGCGACGCCGCACCCGAAGAGTTCACGTTCGCGCTCAAAGTGTCGCGCGAAGTGACGCATAAAAAACATTTCGAAGATGCCGGCCAGAGCTTCACGTGGTTCGTCGACCGCGCGCGGCTCCTCGGCCCGCGACTCGGAGCGCTCCTGCTCCAATGCGGCGGCGATTTTCGCCCGACGCCCGCGAACAAAACGCGCCTTTACACGTTCCTCGACGAGCATCTGCCGCCCGACGTCAACACGGTCCTCGAGCTTCGTCACCGCGACTGGTTCGATGACGCGCTGTTCGAGGCCGCACGCAGCCAGCGCTTCGCTCTCGCCGCGACCGAAGGCCCGCATTCGACCCTCGAGCTCGCACAGCGAGTGCTCGAAGAGCAAGGCAGTGAACTCGGGTTCGCCTATGCACGGCTCATGGGTCTGACCGCGTTCGAGCACTACGATCGGGTTCAGGTCGACCGAAGCGAGTCGCTCGACGCCTGGGCGCGGCTGCTCGCGAAGGCACGCAAAAACGTCGACGATCTCTTCGTCTACGTCAGCGACGACTATGCCGGGCACTCGCCGACGACGTGCGAAGACTTGGTCGCCCGCATCGAGGCGCTCTCCTGA
- a CDS encoding SDR family NAD(P)-dependent oxidoreductase: MDISGHTILVTGGASGIGFALAERFLGAGNTVILCGRRADKLEEAHGKHRALRTHVCDVADAEHRVELTEWVFSEFPELDVLINNAGIQNRLQLAENPGWPAMHKEIATNLEAPIHLSTLFAPRLAKRPNAAILNVTSGLAFVPRTAVPVYCATKAAMRSFTLSLRHQLADTSVEVIEIIPPAVDTDLGGVGLHTFGVPLEDFVDSAFEQLREGKREVTYGFSVQSMNASAEERGVLFEQMNSH; the protein is encoded by the coding sequence ATGGATATCAGCGGACACACCATACTCGTCACCGGCGGCGCAAGCGGCATCGGTTTCGCGCTCGCGGAGCGGTTTCTCGGGGCCGGCAATACGGTCATCCTCTGCGGGCGCCGAGCCGACAAGCTCGAGGAAGCACACGGGAAACATCGCGCGCTACGGACGCACGTCTGCGACGTGGCCGATGCGGAACACCGCGTCGAACTGACCGAATGGGTTTTCAGCGAGTTCCCCGAACTCGACGTCCTCATCAACAACGCGGGCATACAGAACCGGCTGCAGCTGGCTGAGAATCCGGGTTGGCCGGCGATGCATAAAGAGATCGCGACGAATCTCGAGGCGCCCATCCATCTGTCGACTCTGTTCGCGCCGCGGCTCGCCAAACGACCGAACGCCGCGATCCTCAACGTGACGTCCGGACTCGCATTCGTGCCCCGCACGGCCGTGCCCGTCTATTGCGCCACGAAGGCGGCCATGCGGTCGTTCACGCTGTCGTTGCGACATCAGCTCGCGGACACCTCGGTCGAGGTCATCGAGATCATCCCTCCCGCGGTCGATACGGACCTCGGCGGCGTTGGCCTCCACACATTTGGTGTGCCGCTCGAGGATTTTGTCGACTCGGCCTTCGAGCAGCTTCGCGAGGGCAAACGTGAGGTGACGTACGGATTCTCGGTCCAGTCGATGAACGCGTCTGCCGAAGAGCGCGGGGTGCTGTTCGAGCAGATGAACAGCCACTAG
- a CDS encoding 2-hydroxychromene-2-carboxylate isomerase: MSRLEFWFDFASTYSYVAAMRIDDLCRDAGVALEWVPFLLGPIFQLQGWNDSPFNLNERRGAYMWRDLERLTAKFGLRWKRPTIFPRASTLAARVASSVTDEVWCGDFVRAVYVANFGDDLDISDERVIVGVLDGLGRDGSSIVKRALEPERRGLLRVNTERAIELGIFGAPNCIVGRELFWGEEALDDAIAWSQKES; this comes from the coding sequence ATGAGCCGACTCGAGTTCTGGTTCGACTTCGCGAGCACGTACTCGTATGTCGCCGCGATGCGCATCGACGATCTGTGCCGAGACGCGGGCGTCGCGCTCGAATGGGTGCCGTTTCTTCTCGGCCCGATCTTCCAGCTTCAAGGGTGGAACGACTCGCCGTTCAATCTCAACGAGCGGCGCGGCGCCTACATGTGGCGTGACCTCGAACGCTTGACGGCGAAATTCGGCCTGCGTTGGAAACGCCCGACGATATTTCCGCGTGCGTCGACGCTTGCCGCACGCGTCGCATCTTCGGTCACCGACGAGGTGTGGTGCGGCGACTTCGTCCGCGCTGTCTACGTGGCGAATTTCGGCGACGACCTCGATATCAGCGACGAGCGGGTCATCGTCGGAGTGCTCGACGGGCTTGGGCGCGACGGCAGCTCGATCGTCAAACGAGCGCTCGAGCCCGAGCGGCGCGGCCTGCTCCGCGTGAACACAGAGCGCGCGATCGAACTCGGTATCTTCGGCGCGCCGAACTGCATCGTCGGCCGCGAACTGTTCTGGGGAGAAGAAGCGCTCGACGACGCGATCGCGTGGTCGCAAAAGGAGAGTTGA
- a CDS encoding PQQ-binding-like beta-propeller repeat protein yields MRHGVLAASLLFLTACGPAYAGDATTFRGDSAHSGVYQGTGVTKLAGVKWTFHTHGYVNSSPAVSNGVVYVGSTDGNVYAVSADTGTLRWKFATGSRVVSSPAVTNDGVYLLSYDGFFYALDNANGKVRWKFKTGGEHRFEAPHLHGTLPVNEIMPDPFDMYLSSPVVTDGLVYFGSSDGNVYALDAASGALSWKFKTGDVVHASPAIAGGTLYVGSWDSYFYALDAKSGKVRWRFKTGADPVIHNQVGIQSSASVGRGMVYFGCRDSHLYALDAATGALRWSIPTHGSWVISSPAIDGAHVYFATSDSGLFYSVDARTGKVGFSLDFKQWPMFSSPAIAGHMAYIGSHDGKLIAIDVDRGAVAWTFRTDGQKKSGATYTNADGTPNYEAAYPGTFYDDLIVGYSRLMTVGAIISSPVVDGDSLYFGSTDGNLYALQVRQDG; encoded by the coding sequence GTGCGTCATGGCGTGCTAGCGGCGTCGCTCTTGTTCTTGACCGCATGCGGTCCGGCATACGCCGGCGACGCGACGACGTTTCGCGGCGATTCCGCGCATTCAGGCGTCTACCAGGGCACCGGAGTCACCAAGCTCGCCGGCGTCAAGTGGACGTTCCACACGCACGGCTACGTCAACTCGAGCCCCGCCGTGTCGAACGGCGTCGTTTACGTCGGAAGCACGGACGGGAATGTCTATGCCGTCAGCGCCGATACGGGCACGTTGCGCTGGAAGTTCGCGACGGGCAGCCGCGTCGTCTCATCACCGGCGGTGACGAACGATGGCGTCTACCTGCTGAGCTATGACGGCTTTTTCTACGCGCTCGACAATGCGAACGGCAAGGTGCGGTGGAAGTTCAAGACGGGCGGCGAGCACCGCTTCGAAGCGCCGCATCTCCACGGCACGCTGCCCGTGAACGAGATCATGCCGGACCCGTTCGACATGTACCTATCGTCGCCGGTCGTCACCGACGGCCTCGTCTACTTCGGAAGCAGCGATGGGAACGTCTACGCGCTTGACGCGGCGAGCGGGGCGCTGAGCTGGAAGTTCAAGACCGGCGACGTCGTCCACGCCTCACCGGCGATCGCGGGCGGCACGCTGTACGTCGGCAGCTGGGATAGCTATTTCTACGCGCTCGATGCGAAGAGCGGGAAGGTTCGTTGGCGTTTCAAGACCGGCGCGGACCCGGTCATCCACAACCAAGTGGGGATACAATCATCCGCGTCGGTCGGTCGAGGCATGGTCTACTTCGGCTGCCGCGATTCGCACCTGTATGCGCTCGACGCTGCGACCGGCGCTCTTCGCTGGTCGATCCCGACGCACGGGTCGTGGGTGATCTCGTCGCCGGCGATCGACGGCGCACACGTCTATTTCGCGACGTCTGATAGCGGCCTGTTCTATTCAGTCGACGCGCGCACGGGCAAGGTCGGTTTCTCGCTCGACTTCAAGCAATGGCCGATGTTCTCGTCGCCGGCGATCGCGGGCCATATGGCATATATCGGTTCGCACGACGGCAAGCTGATCGCGATCGACGTCGACCGCGGGGCAGTCGCCTGGACGTTCCGCACCGATGGGCAGAAGAAGAGCGGGGCGACGTATACGAACGCCGACGGCACGCCGAACTACGAGGCAGCGTATCCCGGTACTTTCTACGACGACCTCATCGTCGGATATTCGCGGCTCATGACCGTCGGCGCCATCATCTCATCGCCGGTCGTCGACGGCGATTCGCTCTATTTCGGGAGCACGGACGGGAATCTGTACGCGCTTCAGGTCCGACAGGACGGATAG
- a CDS encoding S53 family peptidase: MSRAMRFLAMGAGVIVAFISAACTGNSNAIPGFGSGGAGPIEHGSRIFPGTAAAVCRAVGPGFARCHAIRRTDIGTVSAVGPDFGVTPDRHHTPRPSPSPTPNPSPTPTPSASPSPSPPPSPSPSPSSGNCPVQSISGYQPCDLQTAYNLPSSTGGSGETVGIVDAFDDPTAESDLATYRSTFGLAACTTANGCFRKVNESGVQGNYPANNTGWAQEISLDLDMASAVCPNCHILLVEGTTNSFADLATSENTAVSLGANVVSNSYGGSESSAIVATYGPNYNHAGVTITASTGDSGFSPTAQFPADLTSVAAIGGTSLQSTSPRSETAWSGAGSGCSGIVAQPSWQSTISNITSVCARRAYADVSAVADPNTGVAVYDTDGGSGWLVFGGTSVASPIVASVYALAGNPGSTGPSYPYAHTGSLNDVTSGSNGGCGTDLCNARSGWDGPTGLGSPNGTGAF; this comes from the coding sequence ATGAGCAGGGCAATGCGTTTCCTCGCGATGGGCGCGGGCGTCATCGTCGCATTCATCAGTGCCGCCTGCACTGGCAATTCAAACGCGATCCCCGGCTTCGGGTCAGGCGGCGCCGGACCGATCGAGCACGGTTCCCGGATATTCCCCGGCACCGCCGCGGCGGTGTGCCGCGCGGTCGGCCCAGGCTTCGCGCGCTGTCACGCGATCCGGCGCACGGACATCGGAACCGTGTCGGCTGTCGGTCCGGACTTCGGTGTGACGCCGGACCGTCATCATACGCCGCGGCCGAGTCCGAGTCCGACGCCGAATCCTTCGCCGACGCCAACTCCGTCGGCATCGCCGTCACCATCGCCGCCGCCGTCGCCCTCGCCGTCACCTTCGAGCGGCAACTGTCCGGTGCAGTCGATCAGCGGCTATCAACCGTGCGATCTCCAGACCGCGTACAATTTGCCATCGTCGACCGGCGGATCCGGGGAGACGGTCGGCATCGTCGACGCGTTCGATGATCCGACGGCCGAGTCTGACCTGGCGACGTATCGCTCGACGTTCGGTTTGGCCGCATGCACGACCGCGAACGGTTGCTTCCGCAAAGTCAATGAGAGCGGCGTCCAAGGCAACTATCCGGCGAACAACACCGGGTGGGCCCAAGAGATCTCGCTCGATCTCGACATGGCGTCGGCCGTCTGCCCGAACTGCCACATCCTGCTCGTCGAGGGCACGACGAACAGCTTCGCCGATCTCGCCACCTCTGAGAACACGGCCGTATCGCTCGGCGCGAACGTCGTGAGCAATAGCTACGGCGGATCGGAAAGCTCGGCCATCGTCGCCACGTACGGCCCCAACTACAACCACGCGGGCGTCACGATCACCGCGAGCACTGGCGACAGTGGATTCAGTCCGACGGCGCAATTCCCGGCGGACCTGACGAGCGTCGCAGCGATCGGCGGCACGAGCTTGCAAAGCACGAGCCCCCGCTCCGAAACCGCATGGAGCGGAGCCGGCAGCGGCTGCAGCGGCATCGTCGCGCAGCCGAGCTGGCAATCGACGATATCGAACATCACGAGCGTCTGTGCGCGCCGAGCGTACGCGGACGTGTCGGCCGTCGCCGATCCTAACACGGGTGTCGCCGTCTACGATACCGATGGCGGCAGCGGATGGCTCGTGTTCGGCGGAACGAGCGTCGCGTCGCCGATCGTCGCGTCGGTGTATGCGCTCGCGGGCAACCCGGGCAGCACGGGTCCGTCGTATCCGTACGCACACACCGGCTCGCTCAACGACGTCACGTCCGGAAGCAACGGCGGCTGCGGAACCGATCTCTGCAACGCTCGCAGCGGTTGGGACGGGCCGACCGGACTCGGCTCGCCGAACGGCACCGGCGCCTTCTAG
- a CDS encoding nuclear transport factor 2 family protein — protein MDYRRFAVPAVAAMLTIVAAPTSAHASDQSAVMATVNQFVDGYNRADFTAAAKACASPATVVDEFAPHIWTGATACADWGKAYQNNARENHITNGTVTMGKPWQLMIDGDRAYVVVPVKFNWLQSGKPGVEPASVFTLVLGKSSVGWRIMSWTWSEH, from the coding sequence ATGGACTACAGGCGTTTCGCGGTACCGGCGGTCGCCGCGATGTTGACCATCGTCGCTGCACCGACTTCGGCGCACGCATCCGATCAGTCGGCCGTGATGGCGACCGTGAATCAGTTCGTCGACGGCTACAATCGCGCAGACTTCACGGCAGCCGCGAAAGCGTGCGCGTCGCCGGCGACGGTCGTCGACGAGTTCGCCCCGCACATCTGGACCGGAGCGACGGCGTGTGCGGACTGGGGTAAGGCATATCAGAACAACGCGCGAGAGAACCATATCACGAACGGCACCGTCACGATGGGAAAACCTTGGCAGCTCATGATCGACGGTGATCGCGCCTACGTCGTCGTGCCGGTCAAGTTCAATTGGCTTCAAAGCGGAAAGCCCGGCGTCGAGCCCGCCTCGGTCTTCACGCTCGTCCTCGGCAAGTCGTCCGTCGGCTGGCGCATCATGTCGTGGACTTGGTCGGAGCACTAG
- a CDS encoding choice-of-anchor tandem repeat GloVer-containing protein: MHSALLAVIAAFTTFFSFPHAQSQETVLRKFQAGFDGFEPRSGVVFDRAGNIYGTTFWGGNSSGGAGVVFAMSPPALPGGTWSETIIHRFSYHSIASGLSPWGGLAIDQNGNLFGTAWLGGTCGSCGLVFELSPPTRQGARWRYQIIHDFQDDGRDGINPRADVTIDAQGAHLFGTTASGGTGGCEGGCGTVFELTKTGGVWAETILHSFPAHGSGFEASGGTGGGVALDGAGNVYGTSYEDGDFHLGSVFELLPPTQGGKWTYRDIYSFKSQSDGFDPTAGVSFDSRGDLFGTTSSGGIQGCYGTGCGTVFRLHQGANGVWGHTILYGFKGLGDGGTPLAGVIVGASGMVFGTTQIWGIGNGCTGSGCGVAFALTKPGGSGVWNETVLHTFLHGADGYVPYGELIFGPDGNLYGATQFGGRPACSSGFGCGTVFSLTP, from the coding sequence ATGCATAGTGCTCTGCTCGCGGTCATCGCTGCGTTCACGACGTTTTTCTCCTTCCCGCATGCGCAGTCTCAGGAAACCGTCCTTCGCAAGTTCCAAGCCGGATTCGACGGCTTTGAACCGAGGAGCGGCGTTGTCTTCGACAGAGCCGGCAATATCTACGGCACGACGTTTTGGGGCGGCAATTCGTCAGGGGGCGCCGGCGTCGTCTTCGCGATGTCGCCGCCTGCTTTGCCGGGCGGTACGTGGAGCGAGACGATCATCCACCGGTTCTCATATCACAGCATCGCGAGCGGCCTTTCTCCGTGGGGCGGACTCGCGATCGACCAGAATGGCAACCTGTTCGGCACGGCATGGCTTGGCGGCACGTGCGGATCGTGCGGTCTCGTTTTCGAACTCTCGCCTCCGACGCGACAAGGCGCTCGTTGGCGTTACCAGATCATCCACGATTTTCAAGATGACGGACGCGACGGTATCAATCCGCGCGCTGACGTCACAATCGACGCTCAAGGGGCGCATCTCTTCGGCACGACCGCGTCCGGCGGCACCGGTGGTTGTGAAGGCGGTTGCGGCACCGTCTTCGAGCTGACGAAAACCGGCGGCGTTTGGGCTGAGACGATCCTCCACAGTTTTCCCGCGCATGGCAGCGGCTTCGAGGCGTCCGGCGGAACAGGCGGCGGCGTAGCGCTCGACGGCGCCGGTAACGTCTACGGCACGTCGTACGAAGACGGCGACTTTCATCTCGGCTCGGTCTTCGAGCTGTTGCCGCCGACGCAGGGCGGGAAGTGGACGTATCGAGACATCTACTCGTTCAAGAGCCAGTCCGACGGCTTCGACCCGACTGCCGGCGTGTCGTTCGATTCGCGCGGCGATCTCTTCGGCACGACGAGTTCGGGCGGCATTCAAGGCTGCTACGGCACCGGGTGCGGCACGGTGTTCCGTCTCCACCAGGGCGCCAACGGAGTGTGGGGTCACACGATCCTCTACGGATTCAAAGGTCTCGGGGATGGCGGAACTCCCCTAGCAGGCGTCATCGTCGGCGCGAGCGGCATGGTGTTCGGTACGACGCAGATCTGGGGGATCGGCAACGGATGCACGGGATCGGGCTGCGGCGTCGCTTTTGCGTTGACGAAGCCTGGAGGCTCAGGCGTGTGGAACGAGACCGTGCTCCACACATTTCTCCACGGCGCCGATGGTTATGTTCCTTACGGCGAGCTGATATTCGGGCCCGATGGCAACCTCTACGGCGCGACGCAGTTCGGCGGCAGGCCTGCATGTTCGTCTGGCTTCGGATGCGGCACGGTGTTCTCGTTGACGCCCTGA